The DNA segment CTTCAGCTTCCGACTCAACCACCTTAGCTTGCATCTCTTGAACACGAGCGCGCATCTCTTGCTCTTGGGCAATGGCCATAGCCCGACGTTCTTCCGCTTTTGCCTGCGCAATATTCTTGTCAGCTTCAGCCTGATCTGTTTGTAGCATAGCGCCAATGTTCTTACCAATATCAATATCAGCTATATCAATAGAAAGAATTTCAAATGCTGTGCCCGCATCCAATCCTTTTCCTAAAACATTTTGCGAAATCCGATCGGGGTTCTCTAAAACTTTATTGTGGTTTACACTTGACCCTATCGTAGATACGATCCCCTCACCAACACGTGCGATAACTGTGTCCTCACCAGCACCACCGACAAGACGATCGATATTCGCACGAACTGTAATACGCGCTTTAGCTTTGACCTCGATACCATCAATAGCTACACCGGCAATGAACGGTGTTTCAATCACTTTCGGGTTAACACTCATTTGAACCGCCTCTAAAACATCTCGGCCTGCAAGATCAATTGCGGCGCATCTTTCAAAACTTAGTTCAATATTTGCACGTTGGGCAGCGATCAGGGCATTTACGACGCGGTCAACGTTACCACCCGCTAAGTAATGGCTTTCGAGCTGGTTTGTATCGACAGTTACCCCTGCTTTATGTGCTTTAATCATCGGGTTAATGACCCTAGAAGGAATAACCCTTCTTAACCGCATCCCTACTAGTGTAAAGATACTTACTTTTACGCCAGCAGCCAAGGCGCTAATCCAAAGCATTACCGGAATAAATGTAAATAGAACAGCGATAACAATAATAATGATCCCAATAATAATAATGGGCATAAGTTCTTCTAATGACATGATTTCTTCCCCCTAAAAATTTAGTTTATGGCACGAACAACAATCCTAGCTCCTTCTATTTTAACAATTTTAATCGGCTGATCAGCACCAATAAAGCTGCCTTCTGACACTACATCCATCCGTTCCTCATCAATCAAGGCGGTACCAGATGGCCTGAGCGGTGTGATGGTCTCTCCCTCCATGCCAATTAGTTCAAGCCGATTTACGGTGGAAACGTAGCCTTTCTCCGCTGATGTCGAATCATTGAGAATCACATGCCGAAAAAAACCACGTTCAAATCCGATCGTTTTAATAAGAATAATTGAAACGATGATGGTTATTAGTAAGGCAATGCCAATACTCAAGGCCATATGTCCCATATCAGCTGACGATAGCATCAGGGAAGCAACAACGGCAGCAATACCCGCAATCCCGGCGATGCCACCGGGTAAAAACAGTTCGGCAACAATCAAGCCAATCCCTAAAACGAGAAGGATGATGGCTTCATAACCAGCCAATCCAGCGACAATATGACCGTAAAAAAATAGAACTAATGATAATACTCCCATAATTCCTGGTATTCCAAATCCAGGTGAATACAATTCAACGACCAACCCAAGGCTGGCAATTGATAAAAGAATTGGGATGACTACAGGATGTGTAAGGAAGCGGGCAAAGTTTTCAGCAAGAGTTGGGCTCGTTTCAACCACTTTAGCGTTACTAAAACCGATCTCATTAAGTAATTCAACACGATCTTTCACAATTCCTTCCGCATAACCTACTTCAACAGCTTCTGAAGGACCAAGAGTTAAAAATTCACCCTCAGCAGCACCATATTTAGGAAGGTCTACGTTGCTGTCCGCCATGGCCCGTGCATACAATGGATCCCTCCCATTTGCCTCTGCAGCTGAAACCATCGCAGAAATCCATGCAGATTGGGCTTTTTTATCAGCAGCTGTACCGTCAGAATTAATCACACCTGAGGCACCCATCGTCGCTTGAGGCTTCATATAAATTTGATCTGTACTAAGCGCGATATAAGAACCTGCTGAATAAGCACGGCTTGCAATAAAAGCTGTATTAGGAATGTCGAGGCCTGCTAACAGTTCCCCTATTGTTCCAGCAGCATCTACCCTCCCTCCAGGGGTATCAATTTCAAATATGATATGGTCGGCGCCCTTTTCAATGGCTTCACTCGTCGTTCGCTGTAGAAAAGACACCATCCCTCTTTCAACGGTATTTTCAACAGGTATGATATACACCTGCTTTCCTTCACCTTCCGCTTGAACATGATCACTCCATTGATAAACCGCGAGAAAAGCCATTGTTAATAGCAGCGAACTTAAAAAAACAAGACGGATTGACCGCTTCAAACGATTCACCTCCTTATTTGGCCTGCTCTGGATACTATTTATACGTGACAATTATGTGAAAAGTTTCATTAATTATAAAAAGGTCTCTCTTTTTTATAAAGAGAGACCTTTACCAATTAAGATAATTGCTTAAGTACGAGTTTATTCACCTTAGAGCCTTCTGTTTTGCCCTTTACTTTGGGCATAACAGCGCTCATAACTTTACCCATGTCGCCCTTAGATGAAGCTCCTACTTCTACAATTGTTTCTTGAACGATTTGTTCAAGTTCTTCTTCTGTGAGCTGTTTTGGCATATATACTTGTAAAATCTCAATTTCTTCATTAAGTCCTTCTACAAGATCTTCGCGTCCAGCTTCTTTAAACTCTTGGAGGGAATCTTTTCTCTGTTTTACCTCGCGAGATAAAACAGTAAGTTCTTCGTCTTCCGATAGATCCTTACCCAGTTTGATCGCTTCGTTTTGCATCGAAGCTTTGACCATACGAATGACACCAAGGGTTTTCTTATCCTTTGCCTTCATCGCTGCCTTCATATCCTGGTTTAGACGTTCTAGAATTGACATCTACTTACACCCTCTTTTAATCACTTGCGCTTTCTAGCGGCCTCAGACTTTTTCTTGCGGCGTACGCTAGGCTTATCGTAATATTCACGTTTACGATATTCAGATAATGCACCGCTTTTCGATACATCGCGCTTGAAGCGACGAAGAGCATCTTCAAGAGACTCGTTTTTACGAACGCGAGTTGTTTTTGACATGCTATTTCCCTCCCTCCAAAGCAAAAAAACTGTTTCTGTATAGCATGAGGGTCTCCCACACCTTCGATAATTATATTATATTGCTAACATATGGTCAACTTTTTTTATTATTGTTATGATGAAAAATATCGTATAACTGAGTAGAATCACCCAGCTTTAAGTAGCTGGACCTTCCGAGGTATAGTGGAATATGCAATTTACTAAAATCAGGCAGCCCATTTTCTTTAAATAAATTACTGTCGTAGTGACAAGCTGTTATTTTGCCAATTACCCAATCATGATCACCTGTTGGAACCGTTTGCTGAAGCTCACACTCATAGGCTAGATAAGCTCGTTTCAAAAGAGGAAAACCAACGTTAGCTTCATACCACTTTTGATTATAGTCTTGCACTTTATTGGTAGACGACCCAGTAACACTCCCACTGTATTGAATAAATGATGCTTCTTCAAAAGGAAGAAAATTTATAGTGAATGCTTTATTTTTAATTATATGCTCATATGTAAACCGTTCACGGCCAATTGCCACACCATATATTGGCGGGTCGATAGATAAATAGCTATGCCATCCTGCTGCCATAAAATTTGTCTCTTCTTCATTTTTGACACCCACAACAGCTACCATCCCGGGGTAGCTGTGCATTTTTATATGCTCCTGCTTTTCCATATAACCCACCTCAACTCTCACTGTAGAATCGATTAAAAGGAAGGCTGCTTACAAAATTGCAAGCAGCCTTCTTATAAAAGAAGTATATAATTCAATGAACAGTTTAGTTTTGAGCGACTGATTTACTTAATAATCAGATGACCCTTTTCCACCACTTACAATGGCAATCCCAGCGCTGGCACCGATACGAGTTGCTCCCGCCTCGATAACAGCTCTCGCACCATCATAATCCCGGACGCCTCCAGATGCTTTCACACCTAGATTAGGGCCAACTGTTTTACGCATCAAACTAACATCCTCAACGGTTGCTCCGCCGCCTGAGAACCCTGTCGATGTTTTAACAAAGTCAGCACCGCTTTCCTTCGTAAGCTGCGAGGCTGTTACCTTCTCTTCATCTGTCAATAATGAAGTTTCAATAATGACTTTAACTAACGATTTTCCTTTTGCTTCCTTTACAACCGCTTCAATATCTGCCTTGACAACTTCCGTATTTCCAGATTTCAGCTCACCAACATTTATAACCATATCAACTTCTGTAGCCCCATTCTCAATAGCTTGGCGAGTTTCAAATACTTTAGTTTCTGTTGTTGTGGCACCTAATGGAAAACCGATTACGGTACATACTTTTACATCCGTACCTTTAAGTAGTTCTGAACAGTACTCTACCCAATGTGGATTAACGCAAACAGACATAAAGTCGTATTCTTTAGCTTCCTTACAAATTTCAGTAATTTTTGCTTTTGGCGTATCTGGTTTCAATTGTGTATGATCAATCATTTTTGCAAGATTATGTTCCATTGAAACACTTCCCTTCACTTAGTTGTTCGTACATCTATTGTATCATAGCATGTCTTTTTCCAAAAGGCGAGGACACTGAAAAGGCTGTCATTAGAAACATGCCACTACGAGAACGATCGTGACATGTTCATGTTACTGTTCCTCCAGTTGGTAAGACAAACTAGACAAAAAGTATAGAGGGGCTGTTTCCATCCGCAAAATTCTTGGTCCTAAGCGAACAGGCAAGAATCCACTTGCAAATAGCTTATCCGCTTCTCCTGGAGTGAAACCGCCCTCTGGGCCAAAAATAATGATCACCCGTTGATTGTCCTTAATCACATGTAGACGACTAGATAAAGAATGAGATCTCACTGATCTTGCCTCATTTTCATGAGCGATTAATTTAACATCATATGAATCATTTTGTTCTATTATTTCAGAAAGCGTCATCACATCTAATACAGAGGGGACCTTCGCACGTTCAGATTGTTCACTTGCTTCTTTAGCAATCTTTTTCAGCCGTGTAAGTTTCTTATTCGCTTTCTTTGCGTCCCATTTGGCAACTGATCGCTCGGCGTCGAAGGGAATAAAAAAATCGGCTCCAAGCTCGGTACCCTTTTGAACCACTTGCTCGAGCTTATCGCCTTTTCCTAGGCTTTGAACAATGGTAACCTCAACCGGAAGTTCTTTATTTTCATCGAGCCAATCTATGATAGAACAAAGAACCTCCTGCTCTGCAGCAACGATTTCACAAAGGGCAGGTCCACGCTCAGGATGGACACAAATGAGAGAGTCTTCCTTTTTCATCCTCATTACCTTTACTATGTGGTGCACGTCGTCCCCTTTAATAACTACCCTGTCTTCTTCCCAGTTCGCTTGATCAATAAAATATCGTTGCATCTCCATTCACCTTATTCTGGCTTTCTAGCAATGATTGAGATCCAGTCTTCCATTCTGTTCGTTTCAATAATCTCAAAACCGGCTTGCTCAAGTCGACTCTTTACGAGATGTTTTTTCCCTTCAATAATTCCTGAAGTAAGAAAATATCCATTCGGCTTAAGTTGGCTATAGGCATCGTCAACAAATTGAATAATAATTTCAGCTAGTATATTTGAAACAATCAAATCTGCCTCAACCGTGACACCTTGCATCAGGTTGTTTTTAGTTGACGTTACCTTATCGGCTACTTGGTTTAGTTGAGCGTTATCCATTGTGCTTTTGACTGCGATCTCATCAAGATCGAAAGCATGAACCTGAGCGGAACCTAGCAGAACAGAGGCAACACTCAACACGCCCGACCCCGAACCAACATCAAGGACTACATCCCCTGGCGCTAAATATCGTTCTAAAGCTTGCAGACTCAACACCGTGGTAGGGTGGGTTCCTGTTCCAAATGCCATTCCTGGATCCATTTCGATAATTAACTCGTCACTTTGTACGGGTGTATAGTCTTCCCATGTAGGAATGATTGTAATCCTTTCTGAAATTTTAACTGGCTTATAATACTTCTTCCAGGCTGTCGCCCAGTCTTCTTCTTGGATTTCGGTAAGTGTTACTTCATTACGACCGATCTCAATGTCAAACTCTTTTAAATGATTAACAGACTGCTTCACTGCATCAACGGTCTCTGATAGAAAACTATTGACAGGCAAATAAGCTTTTACGTAAACCCCTTCTTCAGGATAATCTTCAGGATTAAGTTCATAAACTTCACCAAGTCCTGTTACCTCTTTTATCATATCCTGTGGGTCTTCGATCACAACACCGCTTGCTCCAGATTCATGCAAGATGTTTGAGACAGGTTCAATCGCTTCGTTTGTTGTGTGAATACAAATTTCGGACCACTTCATCTAATCAACTCACTTTTCATAGGAATTATGTAAAAAAAGAGTGCCAGGAACTTTGGCACAGGTAGTATTTATTAACCTACCAATTCATCCATACGTCCAGACACTCTTTTGCTGATAACATCATTCACCTTTAAATGCACGTTTCATACGCTCAAAAAATGTTCCGTGCTGTTCTTCCGTTGCCTCATTACCGCTAATATCATTGAACTCGCGAATCAGTTCACGTTGACGATCTGTTAAATTCTTCGGTGTGATGACACGCATTTTCACATGTTGATCTCCGTGTCCACGACCGTGAACATTTGGTGATCCTTTATCTTTCAAACGGAATGTCTTTCCTGTTTGAGTCCCAGCCGGCACTTTAAGCATAACTTTACCGTGCACTGTAGGTACTTCAATTTCGTCACCTAAAGCTGCTTGAGCAAAAGTCAGCGGCATTTCACAAAAGATATGGTCCTGTTCACGCTCAAAAAATTCATCAGGCTGTACACGAATGACAACGAACAGATCCCCTGCTGGGCCACCGTTTACACCGGCTTCCCCTTTTCCGGGTACGCGAATTTGTTGTCCTTCATCAATACCCGCCGGGATATCAATGTGGATTTTGTTTCGCTTCGTTACGCGGCCATCTCCACCGCAAGTATTACATTTCTCTTTAATGATTTGCCCGCTTCCTTGACAATGGTGACATACTCTACGATTGACAACACGGCCAAACGGGGTGTTTTGCTCCTGGTTAATTTGCCCGCTTCCTTGACAATGTGAACATGTTTCAGGGGACGTCCCAGGTTTAGCACCAGATCCGTCACACGTGTCACAAGACTCCTCGACAGGAATCTCAACATCAGTACTTTTGCCGAAAATCGCTTCCTCAAACTGTAATGTCATAGAATATTGAAGGTCAGCACCCTTACGTGGAGCATTAGGGTCACGTCGACGACCGCCACCTCCGAAGAACATGTCGAAAATATCTCCGAAGCCTCCGAAATCTTCAGCACCGCCGAAACCGCCAAATCCTTGTCCTTGTGGGCCAGCATGCCCAAATTGATCATATTGGCTGCGCTTTTGTTGATCACTTAACATTTCATAAGCTTCTTTAGCTTCTTTAAATTTATCAGATGCGTTTTCTTCCTCACTAACATCTGGATGATATTGACGTGCTAGCTTGCGGTAGGCCTTCTTTATTTCTTGTTGAGAGGCATCCTTTGATACACCTAGCACTTCATAATAATCACGTTTACTCACTTGTTGATCACTCTCCCAGGCGCTATTACATAAGATTTATATTACCATTTTCTTTTCGTTTCAAGCAAGTCGTTTATCATTAAGACACACGTGAAAAAAGTCAAAGTCAAGAAGATCCTGACTTTGACTTTTCACTACTTGCTTACTTTTTATTTTCGTCTTCGTTTACTTCTTCGTAGTCTGCATCTACTACATCATCTTCAGTACCTGACTGTTCTCCTTGAGCAGCTTCAGCTTGTTGCTGTGCTTGTTCGTAAAGTTTGACAGATAGGTTTTGAACTTGCTCTTGTAATGCTTCTTTTTTCTCTTTAATTTGATCAAGATCTTCGCCTTCTAAAGCTGTTTGAAGCTCTTCTTTAGCTGTTTCAGCATTTTGCTTCTCTTCATCAGATACTTTATCTTCAAGATCTTTGATCGTTTTGTCCGTCGTGAAGATAAGTTGATCTGCTTCATTACGAAGTTCGATGGCTTCACGTTTTTTCTTATCTTCCTCTGCGTTTTCTTCCGCCTGACGTACCATGTCTTCTACTTCTTCATCAGAAAGTCCAGAAGAAGACTTGATTGTAATCGATTGTTCTTTGTTCGTACCCATGTCTTTTGCACGAACATTCACAATGCCGTTCGCATCAATGTCGAAGCTTACTTCGATCTGTGGCACTCCGCGTGGTGCAGGTGGAATATCAGTCAATTGGAAACGACCCAATGTCTTGTTATCTTGTGCCATTTCACGTTCACCCTGTAGCACGTGAATATCTACGGCTGTCTGGTTATCAGCAGCTGTAGAGAATACTTGAGAATGACTTGTCGGAATCGTTGTATTACGTTCGATCAATTTTGTTGTTACAGATCCCATTGTTTCAATACCTAGTGATAGTGGTGTTACGTCAAGAAGGACAACATCTTTAACGTCGCCTTGAAGTACGCCGCCTTGAATGGAAGCACCAAGAGCTACTACTTCATCAGGATTAACCCCTTTAGAAGGCTCTTTTCCTACTTCTTTCTTAATCGCTTCTTGTACAGCTGGGATACGTGTAGAACCACCAACAAGAAGTACCTTGTGAATATCGTTTGAACTCATGCCAGCATCCTTCATTGCTTGGCGTGTTGGCTTCATAGAACGTTCGACTAGGTCTGAAGCGAGCTCTTCAAATTTCGCACGAGTCAAGTTCATTTCTAAGTGTAGTGGACCTGCTTCACCTGCAGTGATAAACGGCAGGGAAATTTGTGTTTGCGCTACACCGGAAAGGTCTTTCTTCGCTTTTTCAGCTGCATCTTTAAGACGCTGCTTAGCCATCTTGTCTTGAGATAGGTCAATTCCATTCTCTTTCTTGAATTCAGCTACCATGTGATTCATGATCACTTCGTCAAAATCATCCCCACCTAGACGGTTGTCGCCAGCAGTGGCTACAACTTCAAATGTACCTTCGCCAATGTCAAGGATAGATACGTCAAACGTACCGCCGCCAAGGTCGTATACTAAGATGGTTTGGTCTTGATCTTCTTTATCGATTCCGTATGCAAGAGCTGCTGCTGTTGGCTCATTGATAATACGTTCAACTTCAAGACCGGCAATTGTACCAGCATCCTTAGTTGCTTGACGTTCCGCATCGTTGAAATAGGCAGGAACCGTTACAACAGCTTTATCAACCGTCTCACCAAGATAATCCTCTGCATACCCTTTAATATATTGAAGAATTGCTGCAGAGATTTCTTGTGGAGTATATTCCTTACCTTCCACTTCTACTTTATAGTCAGTACCCATATGACGCTTAACGGAAAGAATCGTGTTAGGGTTTGTGATTGCTTGACGCTTGGCTACTTCACCAACTTGGCGCTCACCATTCTTAAATGCCACTGCTGATGGAGTTGTACGGTTCCCTTCAGGGTTAGGGATTACTTTTGCTTCCCCACCTTCCATAACTGCTACACAAGAGTTTGTTGTACCTAAGTCTATACCAATAATTTTACCCATTGTCGTGTATCCTCCTCTAACAAATTACCTTTTCATTTATTGATTCACTTTAACCATAGCCGGGCGAATGACCCGATCGTTCAAACGATAGCCTTTTTGCAGCTGCTCTACAACTACATTCGACTCAAAGTTGTCGTCCTCAACTTGCATCACTGCTTGATGTAGATGTGGATCAAATACTTCTCCTTGGGCAGGAATCTCTTCCACACCTTCTTTTACAAGAGCTGCTTGGAACTGGTCATACACCATTTCCATTCCATTCGTGAAATTTTTGGCAGCATCTCCATCCACTTCGACTTGCAAAGCTCTTTCAAAGTTATCAAGGACTGGGATAAGTTCCTCAACTATTGATTGTGATTTATACTTTCGATCCGCTTCTCTCTCTTTCTGAGTACGGCGTCGAAAATTATCATAATCAGCCTGAAGCCTGAGCAAGCGGTTCTGAACTTCTTCCTTCTCTTGTTGAAGCTGTTCAAGTTCATCGATGGCTTCCTCAGAATCAGCCTGTTCCACCTCAACATTTGTTGTTTCTTCTTCATTTTCAGGTTCAATGATTTCTTGTTCTTGTTGATCTTTTCCTTTCATGACTTCCACCTCCTTGATTCCTATTCACCGTTATTGACTATAACATGAAAAAATATCCTAAGAAAAGTGCGGGCTACCTGACAGAGATTCAGCTTTTTCAAAACCCCTCTTTATAACCCCTATTAGGCTTTCATGTGCTGATCTGCTAATGCTAGATCAAAGAAACAAAAGGCAGAAAGAAGCGACGGAAAAATTACCCCATCGGATATATTTCTTACACGGAAGCTAATACCATCCTTTAAACGTCTCTGTCATATGCCTGGATAAAACATTCAATAATGAAATCACCCGATTGTACTCCATACGTGTAGGACCGAGTAAAGCAATCGTACCTACCTGTTCATTTCCAAGTGTATAGCTCGCGGTAATCAGGCTGCAGTTTTGCATAGCATCAAAAGGATTCTCATGACCAATACGAACATGAAGGCCTTGATCACCTGACCTTAACAAGTCTGCCATTTCATTTTCTCTTTCAATGATGGCATAAAGGGAGCGTACCTTCTCTAAATCTTTAAACTCCGGCTGCATGAGTATATTTGTCTTCCCGCCAATATAAAGCTTAGCCGGTTGCTCGTCCATTAAGGCAGCTTGCAAATACATAAATGCCTGCTCATCCATGTGTGCCCGTACCAAATCACGAATTTCCGTTTGCAGCTTCTCATGCAAATGTATCAACGGAACACCGCCCAGACGATCATTTAAAATATTGACCATCTTCTCAAGCTGTGACGGCTTCATTTCCACAGGTACATTAAATGCTCTGTGCTCAACGTGACCTGTATTTGTCACTAAAATAGCGATCGCAGACTGGTCATTTAGCGGAACAATCTGCAATTGTTTCAGTTTTGTTTCAAATACTTCCGGGCCGAGAATGATCGACGTATAATTGGTCAAGTCTGATAAAATACCTGCCGATTTCTGTACGACTCGTTCAAATTCCATCATTCGATCCTTAAATGCCTCTCTGATTGTCTTAACGTCATTATTCGATAACCGTAGAGGTGATAGAAGGTGATCGACATAAAAGCGATAGCCTTTCTCTGATGGAACTCGACCGGATGAAGAATGAGTTTTCTCAAGATAACCCATTTCTTCAAGGTCTGCCATCTCATTACGTATGGTTGCAGAACTGAAAGTTACAGCCTCTTTTTTTGAAATTGACCGCGAGCCTACAGGCTGAGCAGTCAGGATGAAGTCATCAATAATTACTTGCAGGATTAACAATTGTCTTTCAGTTAACATCGATGATCACCTCTGTTAGCACTCGTATTTAGTGAGTGCTAAATCTAATAATAAATTATCAAATGGGGGTTGGGATGTCAACGAATTTACTTTGATTTTTCACGAATCCAACAAAAATTCCTGAAACACTTCATTTCCTAGTAGTTTCCCGCGCTCTGTCAATCGAACATTCCCGCCGACTTCAGTTAATAGCTCACGCTGTTTCAGATTAGGTACTGCCCCATTGAATACTTCGTGCAGAGTTCGTCCATATTTTTGCTCAAACTTCACCAAGGAGACGCCATTCGCTTTCCTTAAGCCGAGAAACATTTCTTCTTCCATTTGTTCTTTTAAACCAACTGGTTCTTCATGCAAGATGGGTTTTCCGTTTTCCATCGCTTGTTTAACATAGGCTGGAAGGGGACGAATATTAATTG comes from the Halobacillus shinanisalinarum genome and includes:
- the hrcA gene encoding heat-inducible transcriptional repressor HrcA — encoded protein: MLTERQLLILQVIIDDFILTAQPVGSRSISKKEAVTFSSATIRNEMADLEEMGYLEKTHSSSGRVPSEKGYRFYVDHLLSPLRLSNNDVKTIREAFKDRMMEFERVVQKSAGILSDLTNYTSIILGPEVFETKLKQLQIVPLNDQSAIAILVTNTGHVEHRAFNVPVEMKPSQLEKMVNILNDRLGGVPLIHLHEKLQTEIRDLVRAHMDEQAFMYLQAALMDEQPAKLYIGGKTNILMQPEFKDLEKVRSLYAIIERENEMADLLRSGDQGLHVRIGHENPFDAMQNCSLITASYTLGNEQVGTIALLGPTRMEYNRVISLLNVLSRHMTETFKGWY